The genomic interval GTGAGGATACAGCTCTCAGGTTTCCTAACCGCCCCTAGCACTCTATGCCCCTCCCAACCTCCACCTCTTTCCCAAAACAGCACACCTGGGAGGAGGCCCTGCATCCTGGCCTTACCTCTCCCTGACCCATGACCTCTAACTTCTCCCTGTTTACTTGACCCTttctcatcatcaccatcacctgtgtgtgtgccctgTAGTTGCAATCTATGGAAAGGTACTTGGTGTAGATGAAAAAGAaggctgtttttatttttccttcatCAGTATCTCCCTTCCCTGCTCGCTGACTTAAGATAGGATCATTGAGCCGCCTGCATTCCAGGTAGGCTGAACTCACAGGAGAGGAATGCACCGTCTCTCTTGAGGCCACATTCACACTGACAACAGTAGAACAGTGCAGGGGGGCTGCATTGGTGTTGTTGCTACAAGGTATCAGTGAGAAGATTACGCACAAATCAGGAAATCCAGTTTAATGGCTTTTCAAACACTGATCCACTGAATGAGGGTTTATATTTGTTTTGAGATGGGATTGTACAAATGGTAAAATAGCATTATACTACAAGGTATTCAGAGTGGTATGAGCACTTTAATGTTTTTGGTTGACCAGTGCAGTATGTTGGTGGATTAGGCTGGGTACTGAACGAAAGTACTTAGTCTGTAACAGGAAGTATTGAAAACTatcaagtagggctgtcaatcgattaaaatatttgattgcGATTTATTCGCAtgatgtccatagttaatagtgTTTAATcctttatctgtttaaaatgtaccttaaagggagatttgttaagtgtttaatactcttatcaacatgggagtgagcaaatattcttgcttcataaaaatgtatgtatatatttattattggaaattgattaacgacacaaaacaatgacagatattgtccagaaatcctcacaggtactgcataaaaaatatgctcacatcataacatggcaaactgaagcccaacaggcaccAACAGCTGttggtgtgtcagtgtgctgctgtacttcacccctttgaaaatggccatgccggtttttccttGCAAAAAAATTGCGTAAATTTGGAGGGTTATTTTCctgtagaaaaacatgtttatgcCCCTCAAACCTAAGTATGgaatagtattatttattacatatttgCACAAGAGATGAGACGATTAGTGGATTATAGGATCTACAGAAGATTAATCACCAGCAATTTTGATGATTGATACTTActgtttaagttttttttttaagccaaaaTATATTCTTtcagtttctcaaatgtgaataggTGCCTTTCTTCTTTCTGTCCGCTACGATAGTAAGTTTGGGTTTTGGAGTGTTCTAATGACAAAACAAGTAATATGAAGACGTCAcctcaccttgggctctgggaaaatGTGATGAGTAGTTTTCACTATTTCTTCACAATTAAGACCAAACAAGGAATCGATCAAattagaaaataattgacagatcaATGCATAATGTACATTATATAATAGTTAGTTATCTGACGTTGGGTTGTGCTGCAGATAAAGTGGAACTAGAATCAACTTGTCTGCCTTACTGCCCTGTGTTTTTTGCTGTGGCAGCACCCCATGCTGTGCCaactcattgaaatgaatgagacCGCTGTTTTGTCATACAGGAGTCACTTCTTTTTACAGTAAGTCAAACCAGTTTGTGGCTCTAATCATACTGTACTTCTGCAGGtctgtgctttgttttatttgttttcaaagCTTTTGGGCATCCTATGTCTCTCATATGCCCAGTCACCCATAGTAGTAAACCGGAGGAGTAATCACAGAGCACAATGAGGAGATTGACTTGCTGTGTCTCTCTTAAGATCAAAGAGGCTGGGGTTGTGTGGAGATTGGGGGCATTGATGGCTTTTTATGGCAGTGTCTGTGTGGacatagcagtctagcagcagaCGGAGGCCTGATCCAGAGGATATGAGGGTGAGAGAATGGGGCAAGTGTGGACTGGGCTGTGGAACGAGCCCTGGTGGGTGTAATCAGCCCTGTTTCACAGTGCTTCCTGTTCTGCTGGAGAGATCCCATTATTGCCTCTCTGCTAATTACCCCTCTGGCCTGTTGAGCTGCCTTTCCCCCACATCCCTCCTCTCATGCTCTCTCAAccattccctctctcttcctctctcctgccTTGCTTAATGGTGGGTCGCAACATGAGTGGTAAAACTCACACTCGGCAGGAAGAACCACCACTCACTGAGACGTGGGTATAAAGAGGTAAACGAGGTCTATGAAAGGCACCGCAGACAATTGTTGCTCGGAGTATCCACTTTTAAACACAGCTCGGAAAGCCAATAAAGCcttatttttaatgtttggtTGCCATGGTTTCAGATTACAGGCCAAGATTTACCCCAACAGAAGGGTTGTTGTATTCCCAACTGAATGCATATTTTGACAAAGCTGATACATAATTTAATAATCCTACCCGGTGGATATAATGCCAAGTAGTTCTGCAACAGCGGGTAAGTGGCACTTTGTCAGCAGGCAGTAGTCATTGTTGGTGTGTTTATATGAATTGTTAAGGCCCTACTTTGCTGttgcaaatgtatttttgtaatcAGGTTTAAATACTTTGAGAATTATTTGCTTCTTTTGTACTTGGTCTCATGCTATCCATACTTTCCACACATAATTCTGGGTAGAGCTAGACAAATCCCAGAGCTAGAGTTCAATCAGTCGGGCCAATATATTGATCAATATCATCTTACTTCAGATATATCACTATCGGCATATATGCTGTGATAAATAACAAGAAGTAGCCGCacagaaatgccaaagataTGTTTCAGGTCATTTATAAACTGTTGGCATcacatagtttgtccaccagacaGCACtgatatgtttgtttttcaaatgtaaaatgtcCCAGTCAACATACATATCAATAAAAGAATGGATCTTTATCAAAGGTAAAACAACTTTACCTTTACCTGATTAGCATTTATGAACTGTATatgaacatttaataaatggtttgtactggaatttctaacttcgatacaatacaataccttgaaaaatatctatattCAATACCATTTTCGATATCACTGGGGACATTTGACAACATTGACagcataacattttagatttttattaaaagataaatagcagtATGTGTGTCATCTCGCTattggagagaagagagagcagaaagcgcagCTGGTACTCGTGTATCGATACTGCGGAAAAGGAATATTGAAACTGTTTCAAGCATTCAGTatctgtatgtatttatatgtcGATATTTCTGACAACACTGTAACACCCTACAATGTAGCTGTAAGCAGATATGAGGATGTTGTAAAGTGTTAATTAATTTACAGTATTTGTCAGCAAATAACACACTGTATTTTACTTTGTCAATTCATTATCTGTTTACACACGAGCCTTCACTTATGGGTGCCCACATGAGGAGTTATACTTTAATAAACACGTATGTATTGACTTATCTGCTTACTACTacattgttgtgttttaataaaccatttatttaatgtttatatactgttgcTGAATGCTAAACATGTTACTTTATCAAAAATGATTGTCAAGCGTTTTATCCAAAAAATGACCAAATGCCTGTATATCATTATTGTGTTCTCAAATATTGATATAAGCCTAAAAAATCCAGTAACGACCGAGctataatgttcagtttcaaTGTCAGTCTACAATGTCTTCCTGCTTGAAGCTGTGTGTAGCTAAGGCTCATGCTTCAGAGGGAAGCCTGTATCAGAGTAACCTGACACCTCCTCGCCCTCATTCTTTAAGTTTGAGCAGAGGAGGCCGGTTGGACCCTCGGATTAAAGGCAGAGTCACCCCTCTCCATTGGTCCCCCAGACCCCAGAGGCCTCGGGGCTGTTGCCATGGAAAGGAGGTTGTCTTGGGATGGGGAGGGGGCTCACCGTAATGGCACCGCTGTAATGTCTTTGAGGATcaggagtgagtgagtgagagggaCAGAAATATCAGGGATCGAGCTGACTGTGTTTTTCATAGAAAGTGTTATAATCCACAGTAAGTGTCCCACACTCTGCAAGCCTTTAGTGATGTTTAGTGTAGTAGCTCAGCTTTATAGCCAGATGTTCAGTAATAGTCAGCTTAATTGCTAATGCTTAGCAGGCACTTGTTAGGCTTTGTGGAAGTTTGAGTAAAGGCTCTTTAGGGCTGGCCATAAACCTCCTCCATGTGGCTACAGATGAGaatatattcattttaatactGAAAGAAAGCAAAGATTTATCATCTGAACAAGACACCATTTTCTGTTGAAATGttcattcctcctttttttaaaGCTAGTTGGTTTTGATGAAGATATAATGACCCTTGAAAGATATTAAGATCTACAGGTAGTTGTCAAATTTGCTTATTGCTATAATTGCTAGTAAGTGTGACCTCTATGATCTCCAAAAAAACATCTTATCAATAAATTGGCTGCAActaatattttcattatcgcTTAATCAattgattacttttttttacattaattgtgtataaaatgtcaaatagtgaaaaatgtctgtcaCGATTTCGCAGAGCCCGAGGGGATGGgttcacattattttttttgtttgaccaacagtCTTAAACCTCAaaattttttaactttttaaagatgtaaaacagagaaaagatgTTCTCACATTCGAGGAGCTGGAATGTGTGCAATTTTTTGCTTGATAATTGACCTAAATGATAAATTGATTATCAGAATTGTTGCAGACTAATTTCCTACTGGTCAATTGTCAGATTGTTGTTTTAGCTCTGCAAATAACAACATCTTCATGGGTATGGGTAGTCTGTCTTTCTGAGGTGACCCACCTTGTCACCACAAACTGTCAGTTTATATATGAATTGCACCAAACAACTGATCAGTAACCTCACTGCATCTCTTCATTTCTTTCCAGGTAAATTTGAGGAGAAGGAGGACCGGGTTCCCAAACTGGAGCAGCTCAACTCTCTGGGCTTCATGTGCAGCCTGAACCTGGTTCTCAACAAGAAGGATCTGATCAAAATGGAGCTTCTGCTGCTCGAGACCTTTGGCTGGAATCTGTGCATGCCCACACCCGCCCACTTTATTGACTACTACCTCCATGCCTCGGTGCAGGAGGGCGACCTATACAACGGCTggcccctctcctccctctccaagaCCAAGGCGTTCATGGACAAATACACTCACTACTTTCTGGAAGTCTCGCTGCAAGGTGGGTTAAGAGGAGGAACGCGGAACTGGACTTTTGCTTTGAGCTGTCGGACATGAATTTATTATCTTGTAGTGTAagtttaatgaaatattttatgaaattcTTGTCTCTGGGTTCTTCTAGATCACGCCTTCCTGAGTTTCCGACCATCCCAGGTTGCTGCTGCGTGTGTGGCAGCATCTCGTATTTGCCTTCAGATTTCCCCAAGCTGGACGACTGCTCTGCATCTGCTAACAGGCTACACCTGGGACCACCTCACCCAGTGCATTGAGCTCATGCTGCTgtaagggacacacacacacacacacacacacacacacacacacacacacttgaacacAAAGTAGAGAAATAAGGTCTAACAGAAAGCGAGGCTGGCACACAAGCCTCTTAAAGTGTAGTGGGCAACTCAAAACAAGGTAGATGACATTGAGGCCCCCATCTCTCTATATTTTTGGTTGCCATGGTTTTTGGATTATAAAATGCCTGTTGCTTAAACCAGTACAGGCTTATAATGTTATTTGAATCTGATGAAGCCTGTAGATCTGATAATCCTAGCTGATAGCCTCAGTGCTGTGTTGTTTAACAACTGTAATTAAGTTGCACATTTCTTGGTGAgcggctgtgtgtgtttatttgtgtgcgTAATTGTTTGCACATGTTCACACTAATTGTGGGGAAAAAAGCCCTGCTAATGGATTTATCTGAAcagacagttttttcctcaGGTATGCACACactttgctctctctctgcaaTGCAAGGATGGTTTTAGTTCTTATTTAGTTGCCTACATATTTGTtgaatcatctttttttttatgtgtgccTTTCCTTTCCACAGTGCTCATGACAATGACGTTAAGGAGGCCAACAAGACCAAATCCACTCCTCCTCACCGgccctcctctctgcagtctcAGCCCCAgacctctcacctctctccaATGTCAGCCATCCAGAGAccagcctcttcctcctcctcctccacctcctccacaccACAGCTGCTCTTTCAGCCGGACGGCTTCCCCCACCTTTCCCAGCATTCCCCGTCCCTGTCCCAGCTGCAGGCGCTAGCCGACTCCCAGGTGTTGGGGCCTGTGGTGAACGTGTCTCAGGACTTCCTTCAGAGCCACAGGATGGGTCTCCTAACTGGGGCTCCTTCCATGACTCCTGTGGGTGGATTCCCCTCCTACCCAAGCCTGACCTCGGGTCTCCAGCCGGGGCCCCGCGCGCTGCCGCTCCAGGGCCCCATTTCTGTGCAGATGGCCCTCGCTGCAGAGCCGCGCCACTGTCTGAGCATGGCCTACAGCGGGGGCTACCTGGGGGCTCATCACACTTTCACAGCGGGCTGCTTTGACAGGTGACGCCAGGAGACGGAGAGGGAACACAAACCCCTGCGGGAGTGCACCGCTATGCTTCCGACCCAGTTCCCTACCCCGAAATATCCTTTCAcagacctcctctctctctccgtcagcTCCGCAACACCTTCAGCTCGTCCAACTCCCCCGTCCCTCACACAGAGACGCCTCAAACGCAAGCAGAGGTCCAAAGGCAAGACGGACCCGGTggaagtcatcacactgacgtGACAAATGCTCCACCACCTTGAAATACTGAGGCATTgcaaaaaaatgctgttgccaTATTCTGAACTGGTTTTCTAAATCTGTGTTATTATGAGACTGTCATCACTGTGAATGAGACGCAAGCAGCAGTGTGATCTAACACCCACCTCATTCAGTGCCTGTTCTCAGTCGTGTGATAGCTGAGCCAATTTTAGAAGTGCACAGAACACAAAGTATCTGTGATAAGGATATCTTGCTGcttgacatgattttttttttaaaattctaaTCCCaaaaattgaacacattttagaGAGGAAAAATTGGCTGGTGTTTATTCTTGAGCCatcatttgagagagagagagagagagaaaagaaggaaaTAGAGGCTTGTTGCTGACTTTGGTTTGTGTCAGCGAACATTGATATTGAACTGCTGTAGTCTCTGTTGGAGGTGAAGGGCCCCTCTGGGAATCCCTCGCCACATAAGCCCTCAGATGGGACGAAGAATCCAGTGCTTTGAGCACAGCAGGTGAAGTCCGCAGCTGGAACACGCCTGCAGTGTTTAGTTTTTtcgttcctcctcctctctgtcctcgaCACCTCTTCTCTCCCATCTCCAAAGTCCAGCCTTGTGGCAgagccctcacacacacacccaggtgaaaatgtgtctctctgGCAGCTGCAGGCTTTGTCATACTAAAGTTTTAATCTCAGTGTCTCCGGCACCACTCAAAGAATTTAACACAAACTGATGTGACTGGACCAGCATGGTGAAGGAGACGTGGACGTAGTTAGTGTATTGTACATATGAATTGCTGCTGCCTTCTTATGAACTGTTGGTTCTGTGTCTGTGTTAATGACTCCAATGTTTACATGAACCACTAAGTATCAGGGACTTGAACAAGATTACTTGAATATGATGCCATTGAAACATGCCATAGCTTTTATTTATGACGACTCATTTATTtctttctatttcattttttgtttgatATAGCGTAGCTTTTTATTCCAACTTAGAAACACACCATTGATTAATTATAGTTTTCTTTGTACTTGTCCATAGAAACTGTTTATTCAGGCTCAGGTTTCAAGGCTGAAACTAGCAGCCTTCCCATTATTCTGTGCTATTTATGCTTTAAAGtggatgctattgcagcatccgTGGGGGCTGGAATATTCCCCTTCTTCATCACTGGACTATACTCTGCTGACAAGTCAGTAACTGAATCTGTTTGCATCGTAGTGGAGCAACCTCGTGGTCACTGGTTTCACACAACATCTGTGGGCAGTCGGCGGTAATTGCTTCCCAGATTTCTAAAGCTGCAATCCCCAATCTTCCACTTCCTGTTAACGTATAAACACATCCAGATTCCCAGTGTCGGTCACAAgggttgcccactggttaccAGGGTGATACCTTAAATGACATCTGGGATGTTGTTGACTAAATTGTGACTGAATTAGGGATGATAcaaattgattattttctttattaatggttttgtcaaaaaaaatgacatgccttaaaaaaatcccaaatcccaaaatattcagttcatTATCAATTATAATGAAGAAAAGTatcaaattctcacatttgagaagctggaagcagAGAATTTGGGGCATTTTtacttgaaaaatgactaaaacgatTGCTTTTCTGTTACTCGACTGAGTTAATCTACTAAACCCTCGCAGCTCTACTGTGGATCTAAACTTCTGGGACGACGTCGACTGAATCAAAACTGTTTTGCTGTCGACACTGGACATCTCACCATGTCATGCCTTGTCCTCAGCAGTTTGTGAACCTTAAATTCATAGTCAGACTTGTGCATTTCTCAGCTAACACTACATGAAGCCTTCTGAAACTGCAGACTATAATAATCATAAACCATCAAACCTTTTACAGCAAGACATCTGTTTGTTCCCCCACCACTGAAAGGACACATTAATGTGCTTTCTTTCCAGTGATACGAACTATGATACTATGCCTTttgttttaaccctttcatgtacagttttgttatattttttacattccTTTTAAGTGTATTTTAGTTAAACCTTTTTTTGTGATGAATGCCGTTGGTGTGAACtagatttttctgtttttagagTTCAACTTGCTCTTTTTCCTCATAATTCATGAGCAACTTCTCACTGAGGTGTCAAAGGTGCAATAcgttgttttattctgtttaaaCTGACCACAGCCATCACTGTCTCGTGTACACCACTGGTTCATCTTTTGTAACTTATTTTTGATAATTGTGTGATGTGACTTGCTGTAGCTTGGTCTCCTCTAGAGGGCAGTGGGCTCTGAACACAATGAATATGTTGCATATTGCAGCCTCCTCCTTTGAGTGATAGATATTACTGAATGCTTTTGTCTTTTAGCTAGAAAAAGatgcattttttccccctctggtGAAAGGTGCTGACGTCACTCACACCAAACAACACTTTGTCTAATGTGATAGTAATGAAACCACAAAACTTccaatttatatttttgtattattttgtaccGATTTGTAGTCTCGGTTTACGTGACACCGAATGATAGAAGGAATTCCTTTATCATGACGTGCCACgggaaaaaataaacacacaagtgAACTGAGTTTGTGAGGGGTGTGTTTCTTCTGAGGGAGCATGCGGCTGAAGGGCCCGCAGCTTTTAGGGAAACGATGGTTTCCACTGCATCGCTCCGATCGGTTCAAAAGGGGAAGACAATGCAGCAGCTCCAGTGATGAGCCCTGCAGGCTTTACACACAATCCTCCAGCTGTGACCACATGCTGTCAATGCAACACATTAAACAGTATAGCACTAAACTAAAGCCAGTGGTGAgctgtaactaagtacatttactcaaacacTGTGCTTAAATACTATTTCCGTTTTCTTCTGCGTTATACTTCTTCTCCgctacatttcagagagaataTAATACTTTTTACGCCCCTACATTTACCTGTAGTTAActtttactttgcagattaattttgacatacaaaacatatgaggATTTTATAAAATATAGGGCTgcaatttaatattattttcattgttgattaatctgttgatcatttcctcgattaatggattagttgtctggtctattaaatgtcagaaaatgttgatcagtgtttcccaaagcccaagatgacgtccttgaatgtcttgttttgcccacaactcaaagatattcagattactgtcatagaggagtaaagaaaccagaaaatattcacatttaagaagctggaatcggaGAATTTAgcttaattgattatcaaaatagttggccatttaatttgatagt from Sebastes fasciatus isolate fSebFas1 chromosome 10, fSebFas1.pri, whole genome shotgun sequence carries:
- the ccnjl gene encoding cyclin-J-like protein, producing the protein MGKMERELQWWKGQLAADIHQSLRIKELKLPVYRAHSPQIGMRRYFADLLAILSNRYQLCPTARHLAVYLLDLFMDHYDVAVKQLYVIALSCLLLASKFEEKEDRVPKLEQLNSLGFMCSLNLVLNKKDLIKMELLLLETFGWNLCMPTPAHFIDYYLHASVQEGDLYNGWPLSSLSKTKAFMDKYTHYFLEVSLQDHAFLSFRPSQVAAACVAASRICLQISPSWTTALHLLTGYTWDHLTQCIELMLLAHDNDVKEANKTKSTPPHRPSSLQSQPQTSHLSPMSAIQRPASSSSSSTSSTPQLLFQPDGFPHLSQHSPSLSQLQALADSQVLGPVVNVSQDFLQSHRMGLLTGAPSMTPVGGFPSYPSLTSGLQPGPRALPLQGPISVQMALAAEPRHCLSMAYSGGYLGAHHTFTAGCFDR